A single window of Pyrus communis chromosome 10, drPyrComm1.1, whole genome shotgun sequence DNA harbors:
- the LOC137748643 gene encoding uncharacterized protein isoform X1, whose protein sequence is MHSIKGGWVGQTFALAKNNESEGRRSRIRRSKEERKAMVESFIKKYQKINNGSFPSLNLTHKEVGGSFYTVREIVRDIIQENRVLGPAKFTVEEQQTIDQFWEHNPLGTIAAEPQNSLSISSNELLFVANQNQGAIEQLVFASDGHLVAPEHQMFENGRIINSTQIEVNDKEFNEPKSTELQANGPVEIEKHVAVESIDSNGHCIGPEYQSFGNGLINGSQMDRKDKEREERTCTEPQTVEPLEAEKNAEDVRATSKSNVNPLTADVIVETFPLKPVNATPGLDGRLQEVTDLTKSSEDKGSRGLELAGVDSSQVDGLYSMKSMDDNVAMNLSSPLVENKSSPVDEALGNAIDPSVESSNYSTFNEGIVHETGSTDLNVKSPHKDVPTSEISDQNQLTAGTKADKAPDSLHTKISNSTSGSSEQSKTKEVVVIEDEVDVQTSGSLKKGSKPTLDRINLESWEGESKKTRPEGNPLWDVFKAFLDAFVKFWTE, encoded by the exons ATGCATTCTATAAAGGGTGGTTGGGTTGGGCAGACATTCGCCCTAGCTAAAAATAATGAATCTGAAGGAAGGAGGTCCAGAATTCGGCGTTCAAAGGAAGAGAGGAAGGCAATGGTTGAATCCTTTATAAAAAA GTATCAGAAAATAAACAATGGGAGTTTTCCTTCACTTAATCTGACCCACAAAGAAGTTGGTGGGTCTTTCTACACTGTACGAGAAATTGTTCGAGATATAATTCAGGAAAATAGAGTGCTTGGTCCTGCTAAGTTTACTGTAGAGGAGCAGCAGACCATTGATCAGTTCTGGGAACACAATCCATTGGGTACCATTGCTGCAGAACCACAAAATTCTTTGTCAATATCATCAAATGAATTGCTGTTCGTCGCCAATCAAAATCAGGGTGCAATTGAACAACTTGTTTTCGCTTCCGATGGGCATTTAGTTGCACCTGAACATCAGATGTTTGAGAATGGACGAATCATCAATAGTACTCAAATAGAAGTGAATGACAAAGAATTTAATGAACCCAAAAGTACAGAGTTACAAGCAAATGGACCTGTGGAAATAGAGAAGCATGTTGCTGTTGAATCTATAGATTCGAATGGGCATTGTATTGGGCCTGAATATCAGAGTTTTGGCAATGGACTAATCAATGGTAGCCAGATGGATAGGAAAGATAAAGAAAGGGAGGAACGAACATGTACAGAACCACAGACAGTTGAACCTTTGGAAGCAGAGAAGAATGCTGAAGATGTTCGGGCAACATCCAAGTCTAATGTGAATCCTTTAACAGCAGATGTGATAGTGGAGACATTCCCATTGAAGCCGGTAAATGCGACACCGGGCTTGGATGGAAGGTTACAAGAAGTAACGGATTTGACTAAGTCTTCTGAGGACAAGGGAAGTAGAGGGTTGGAGTTAGCTGGTGTTGATAGTTCGCAAGTGGATGGATTATATTCCATGAAGAGCATGGATGACAATGTAGCGATGAATCTTTCAAGTCCATTGGTTGAAAACAAATCCAGCCCAGTGGATGAAGCACTAGGAAATGCCATAGATCCATCAGTTGAAAGCTCAAATTACTCAACCTTTAATGAAGGTATTGTGCATGAAACAGGAAGCACAGACCTTAATGTCAAATCACCTCATAAAGATGTTCCAACCTCTGAGATCTCCGACCAAAACCAGCTAACCGCAGGAACTAAG GCTGACAAAGCTCCAGATAGCTTACATACAAAGATTTCCAACAGTACCAGTGGTAGTAGCGAGCAGTCGAAAACCAAAGAGGTGGTTGTGATTGAAGATGAAGTTGATGTCCAGACCAGCGGTAGCTTGAAGAAAGGAAGCAAACCAACTTTGGACAGAATTAATCT TGAATCATGGGAAGGTGAATCCAAAAAGACCAGACCAGAAGGTAACCCACTTTGGGATGTATTTAAAGCGTTTTTGGATGCCTTTGTGAAATTCTGGACTGAATGA
- the LOC137748643 gene encoding uncharacterized protein isoform X2 produces MNLKEGGPEFGVQRKRGRQWYQKINNGSFPSLNLTHKEVGGSFYTVREIVRDIIQENRVLGPAKFTVEEQQTIDQFWEHNPLGTIAAEPQNSLSISSNELLFVANQNQGAIEQLVFASDGHLVAPEHQMFENGRIINSTQIEVNDKEFNEPKSTELQANGPVEIEKHVAVESIDSNGHCIGPEYQSFGNGLINGSQMDRKDKEREERTCTEPQTVEPLEAEKNAEDVRATSKSNVNPLTADVIVETFPLKPVNATPGLDGRLQEVTDLTKSSEDKGSRGLELAGVDSSQVDGLYSMKSMDDNVAMNLSSPLVENKSSPVDEALGNAIDPSVESSNYSTFNEGIVHETGSTDLNVKSPHKDVPTSEISDQNQLTAGTKADKAPDSLHTKISNSTSGSSEQSKTKEVVVIEDEVDVQTSGSLKKGSKPTLDRINLESWEGESKKTRPEGNPLWDVFKAFLDAFVKFWTE; encoded by the exons ATGAATCTGAAGGAAGGAGGTCCAGAATTCGGCGTTCAAAGGAAGAGAGGAAGGCAATG GTATCAGAAAATAAACAATGGGAGTTTTCCTTCACTTAATCTGACCCACAAAGAAGTTGGTGGGTCTTTCTACACTGTACGAGAAATTGTTCGAGATATAATTCAGGAAAATAGAGTGCTTGGTCCTGCTAAGTTTACTGTAGAGGAGCAGCAGACCATTGATCAGTTCTGGGAACACAATCCATTGGGTACCATTGCTGCAGAACCACAAAATTCTTTGTCAATATCATCAAATGAATTGCTGTTCGTCGCCAATCAAAATCAGGGTGCAATTGAACAACTTGTTTTCGCTTCCGATGGGCATTTAGTTGCACCTGAACATCAGATGTTTGAGAATGGACGAATCATCAATAGTACTCAAATAGAAGTGAATGACAAAGAATTTAATGAACCCAAAAGTACAGAGTTACAAGCAAATGGACCTGTGGAAATAGAGAAGCATGTTGCTGTTGAATCTATAGATTCGAATGGGCATTGTATTGGGCCTGAATATCAGAGTTTTGGCAATGGACTAATCAATGGTAGCCAGATGGATAGGAAAGATAAAGAAAGGGAGGAACGAACATGTACAGAACCACAGACAGTTGAACCTTTGGAAGCAGAGAAGAATGCTGAAGATGTTCGGGCAACATCCAAGTCTAATGTGAATCCTTTAACAGCAGATGTGATAGTGGAGACATTCCCATTGAAGCCGGTAAATGCGACACCGGGCTTGGATGGAAGGTTACAAGAAGTAACGGATTTGACTAAGTCTTCTGAGGACAAGGGAAGTAGAGGGTTGGAGTTAGCTGGTGTTGATAGTTCGCAAGTGGATGGATTATATTCCATGAAGAGCATGGATGACAATGTAGCGATGAATCTTTCAAGTCCATTGGTTGAAAACAAATCCAGCCCAGTGGATGAAGCACTAGGAAATGCCATAGATCCATCAGTTGAAAGCTCAAATTACTCAACCTTTAATGAAGGTATTGTGCATGAAACAGGAAGCACAGACCTTAATGTCAAATCACCTCATAAAGATGTTCCAACCTCTGAGATCTCCGACCAAAACCAGCTAACCGCAGGAACTAAG GCTGACAAAGCTCCAGATAGCTTACATACAAAGATTTCCAACAGTACCAGTGGTAGTAGCGAGCAGTCGAAAACCAAAGAGGTGGTTGTGATTGAAGATGAAGTTGATGTCCAGACCAGCGGTAGCTTGAAGAAAGGAAGCAAACCAACTTTGGACAGAATTAATCT TGAATCATGGGAAGGTGAATCCAAAAAGACCAGACCAGAAGGTAACCCACTTTGGGATGTATTTAAAGCGTTTTTGGATGCCTTTGTGAAATTCTGGACTGAATGA